TCGATGGTTGCAAGTATGGTGGCAATCTCAGCACTATCTTTCCTAGTTTGGGTCCATCACTTCTACACAATGGGCCAAGGAGCACTCTCTAACAGCTTTTTCTCCATAACAACTATGCTGATTGCCGTTCCAACTGGGGTTAAAATCTTTAACTGGCTCCTGACAATGTACAAAGGAAAAATTCAATTTACGACGCCAATGATGTATGCGCTTGGATTCATTCCAATCTTCACATTCGGCGGCATTACAGGCGTCATGCTTGCGATGGCAAGTGCGGATTATCAATACCATAACACGATGTTCCTTGTTGCCCACTTCCACTATGTATTGATTCCTGGTACCGTCTTCGGTGTTCTTGCCGGTTTCTATTACTGGTGGCCAAAGATTTTCGGTTTCATGCTTGACGATAAACAAGGAAAGCGTGCATTTTGGTGGATTGCCATCTCCTTTAACGTGACTTTCTTACCGCTATTCGCGCTTGGTCTTAAAGGAATGACACGCCGTACGTACACGTACTCTGAGGAAAGCGGCTTCGGCCCATTGAACTTGCTTGCCTCCATCGGTTCTGTCGGTTTAGCAATCGGGTTCATTTTGCTGGTTTACAACATTTACTGGAGCTTCCGCTATGCACCGCGCTTAAATGGCAATAATGATCCATGGGATGCGCGGACATTGGAATGGGCTACTCATACACCTGTTCCTGCCTATAACTTTGCTATCACACCTGAAGTAAGCTCTGTTGATACTTTATGGGATGAAAAACTGGGCAAACATAAGATTTTTAAAGGCAAACTTGAAGAAATTCATATGCCTAACTCAAGCTTTATGCCATTCTGGATGGCAGTTGCCTTCTTCTTCTGGGGATTCTTTATGGTATTCAGCTGGTGGATTCCAGCCATTATTGCTGCGATTCCAATCTTCTACTTGCTGTTTGCGCGTTCATTCAGCAATGACCATGGGTTCCATATCTCTGCTAAAGAATTAGAGGAAGAAGAAAAGAAATTGCGAGGTGAAACAAAATGAAGCTAGATGCCTCACAACCATTAGAATATAGAACAGAGGAGAATCAGCTGAAAATCTTAGGATTCTGGATTTTCCTAGGAGCCGAAATTGTTCTCTTCGCCACCCTATTTACCGTCTATTTCGTTTTGGAAAATGGAACTGGTAATGGTCCGACTGGAAAGGATATCTTCCAAATCTCCGGCGTACTTTGGGAAACCTTTATCTTATTATCTTCAAGCTTCACGATTGGCATCGCGATTCATGCGATGCGCATGGGCATGAAGAAGGCCATGATGACGATGATGACCATCACCCTATTGCTTGGTCTAGCCTTCCTTGGCATTGAGATCTATGAGTTCTTCCATTATGTGCATGCAGGTGCAGCCATCACGACAAGCGGGTTCACTTCTGCATTATTGACCTTGCTTGGAACCCACGGAGCTCACGTAACATTTGGTCTGTTCTGGGGACTTGCAATCTTGCTTCAGGTGAAAAAGCATGGCCTTAATACTCATACAGCCAATAAATCCTTTATCTTCTCACTTTATTGGCATTTCTTAGACGTCGTTTGGATCTTCATCTTCAGCTTCGTCTACTTGAAAGGACTGATGTAATATGGCAAAGTTATTTCCTAAAGAGCATATTATCGGCTTCTTATCATCAATCGCTCTGACGATAGCTGCATTAATGGTTCTATACCTTGATGTATCCTTCGCAGTCAAAATGACAATCTTGCTCGTTACAGCCGGACTTCAAGCCAGCCTGCAGCTTATCCTGTTCATGCATATTGGCGAGTCTAAGGAAAAAGGCACATTGTATACGAATATCATTTATGCCTTATTCGTTGCTGTTGTAACGATTTTCGGATCCCTATTCGTATTAGTATGGGACTGGTATTAATCAATATAAAAGGACATCTGAGACTTTGCTCAGATGTCCTTTTTGCTATGATAATAGTTTCCCAACTCGACGATGGCACTGCCCATTCGTTCATTTTCAGGGAAAATAACTCTCTCAATGCCTGCTTCCCGTAAGGCTTGGGCAGTTACCTTTCCTACTGCAAGCGCAATCACCCGACCTTCAAAAGCTTGCATCAGATCATCCAAACAACCCTTCACTTCTGCATACGCAATGAGATGGCGTACTTGCGGTGTGCTCGTGAAAAAAGCGGCATCAACCTTATCGCCAAGCAGTTCACTAAGCAATTGCTCCATCACTTCCTTTTCTGGCGGTGTGTGAATATAAGGCAAAATTTCTTTATAATGAGCCTGCTCCTCATCAAGCCACTCAATTAAAAGCGGCGCCGGATCTCCATGTAGCTGCAAGGCTACCTTACAGCCTTTCAAGGGATACTCCTTCATCATTCGCACCAGGCCTTTTGTACTGCCATCATCATCGCGGACAACCACAGTGAGACCGAGCTTTTTTAGCATATTGACTGTCTTATAGCCTCTGGCTGCGATTTTCATGTTTTTTAAAGCTGCAATGAAAGCTTCTCCTTCTCCAAGGTCACAAGCAGCTTTATATAAAGTATCTAGTCCAATCCCCGTTGTGAAGATGCCCCAATCATACTGATGTTCGAGTATTCGATAGATATCATCCTTTAGCTGGGATTGGTCGAGATAGACCGTCCCTTGAGCTGGACGAATATGCGGCTCACCCCCAAGATTGCGGATGACTGTACTCATTTCCTCCAGTTTTCTAGACCCCAATATTGCTATTGTTTTTCCCTCTAGCTTCTTCAAATCCCATCCCCCATTCACTTTAACCTTTCATTCATTCTTTGACTGAATAAATGAACTCTCACATAAGAGAATCTCTCGTGTAAACCCTGGCTTTTTCGCCTCACAACGATCCTTAATAATCAGTCCGGACTGCTCAATCATCGCATCAATCGGCTCACCGCTCACGACTACTATTCGATCTGCAATTCGGTTGGCATGGCTTAATATCGAGAGTTGTTCCACAGGTGAAGCCGTATGGCATAGATTATAAGGCAAATCAATAATGGCTGAATCATAATGCTCAGTCACTTCCTCAATAGCTCCTCTAACCACTTCACATTCATACCCAAAATGAGCGATATTCTCTCTTGCCCCAATCGCTGGCAATGGTTTGATATCCCTGCCCGTTATATTAATCCCCATCGATAGCGCCTCAACTAGGACATTCCCTATTCCGCAGCATGGGTCAATCGCTCTAATACCTTCTATTTCCGGGATGGCAATATTCACAACTGCCCTTGCCATCCTTGTGCTGAGAGCTGTTGAATATTCCCTAGGTTTTTGCTGATGCTTTAGCCAAACCGCCTCCCCCTTCTTATAGCGCCCAAAATACCAGCGCCCTCTATATGGAATGACCGCAAATACATACTTTGGATGGTCCAATTCAGCTATACCGTTAACGGAAAGACCAATCTCCCTTTCAATCTTCCGCCTTTCTTTGAAGGAGAGCTTTACATCGAGGTCATTATCTTTAATGAGATGGACTTTGAATGTTTCCTCTCCAAGGTCCACATTCGCCACTTGCTCAACTATTGATTGATAGGTCTCTCCCTCAAACATAACCTCAATTCGCTCTCGGATAAACGGGCTTCTATCCGGTTCAATTCTCTCCGTGCTCATCATGAGATAAGGACCAGCATTACGTCCAAACAAGGCTCTCATCTCCATTTGGCAGAGCGGCTCTTCCTCCTGACTGCATGCATACGTATATAGATAAGTTATCAAATGTCTATCCGCCTTTTCATTGTCATAAAAAAGCCTCTATAGCTAAATCACTTATAGAGGCTATTTTTATTCTATTGTACCAAATTTCTTCTCTATCTAATTCTATTTGCTGGAATATCTATGCAATCTATACTAAGAGCAGATATGTGTTAAAATTTACAAAAACAACATTGGGGGCAAAACAATGAAAATAGTAGATATGGTTGAGTCACAATTAATTGCCAGTATTAAAGAGGAAAAAGATATCCAAAAGGCCATAGACAGCCGAGCGAATATTGCCTTTTTATTAACTGGCAATCTCATGAATATACCAGATATGATTTTAGAGCTGAAGTCAAATGGCATGTATGTATTCATCCATCTCGATTTCATTGAGGGACTATCCAATACGAAAAGCGCTCTTCAATTTATTGCGAAGGCCTGGAAGCCAACAGGCATCATCACAACCAAAAGCAATGTTGTTAAATTAGCGAGGGAAGAAGGCCTGATGACCATCCAGCGCATTTTCTTAATAGACCGTGCTGCCGTGCAAAAAGGGATCGAGAACATTCGCTCCTGCAAGCCGGATGCAGTTGAAGTTTTACCTGGATTAATGCCCAAAATCATTGATGACCTCTCTCGTAAAATCAAGCTGCCGCTCATTGTCGGAGGATTAATCAGCGAGGAGGCTGAAATATTATCCGCTCTCAAGGCGGGTGCGCTGGCTGTCTCTTCTGGAAATCCCGCCATGTGGCATTTTGATTTATAAAGCTGGAACATGTTTAATGCTATCAACGATATAGGACGGCGTATAGGATGTGCTAGCCAGCATTTCTCTCGTTGTGATACCGGTCAAAACGAGCACTGATTTCAATCCGAATTCATTCCCCATCTTAATATCTGTTTCAAGCCGGTCACCAATCATATAGCAATCAGCAGGATTCATCATCAAGACGTCTGTTACGACGAATTCCGCCATGAGCCGGGACGGCTTTCCAGTGATAGAATCAATAGGCTGTCCTGTGGCTCCTTCAAGGGCGCCAATCATGGCACCGCAATCCGGGATTTCTCCGCCATCCACTGGACAGGTTCGGTCCGGATTCGTTGCAATGATTTTCGCTTTATTCAACCAAGCTTGATAGGCTTTGTTAATTTTCTCATAGGTGAAATTCCGGTCCCAGCCAACGACAACATAACAGGCCTCTTTTTCATCCTCTGTTATTCGAATCCCCATTTCGGTGAGTTCATCAATTAAAGGCTGTTCACCAATAACGAGCACGGCCTCTTTTTCATTTAACCTTTCCTGCAAATACTTGGCTGTAATATAGTTAGAATTAATCACTTGATTGAGCTCGACAGGGATTCCCAGCTCCCGTAATTTCTCTACGTATTGCATTCTTGTAGCAATCGATTTATTCGTCAAAAAAACAACTTGATCCCCGCGATTTTGCAGCTCAGTTATGGCCTCTTTCGCTCCCTCAATCAATTTATCATCCAGATAAACTGTACCATCCAAATCAAAAATATACCCTCTCATCCTTCTCCTCCAGATTACTCAATCATTTTTTGATAAGCGGTTTGCCACTGCTTGTAAAAATAAGACTAAAATGACCAGGATGACAGACATAGCTGCTGCTGTATAATACTCTCCTCGGAGAATATTTTGAAATATTGCCAAGCTCATAGGCGCCCATTCTGCCGGAGCGATAAGAATAGAGATGGAAGTCTCTTTAATAACTGTGATGAAAACGAGCAGGGAGCCAGCTGCAATCCCCGGAAGCATCAAGGGCCCAATAATCGTAATGGCAGCTGTCAGTGGAGTTGCTCCAAGATTAATGGCCGCCTCTTCAATGTCCTGCTTGATCGCTCTCATAGATCCCATCGTGGACCTGATCATATAAGGCAATCTTCTAATCGTATAGGCAATGATTAAAAGAAGAGCTGTACCTGTCAATTGCAAAGGAGCCGTATTGAATGTTTGAATCAAGGCAATCCCAAAGGCAATGCCTGGAACAATCAAAGGGATATTTGTAACAAAATCCAGCTTAGCTGCATTTTGGCGAACGACGAAATACGAGACAAAGGTCGCTATAACCACACTTAACACTAAAGCCCCAAATGCAAGAATTAAGCTATTCTGGATATTCCCAAGTGAACTAGTAAAAATGGTTTGATAGTGCTTTAACGTATATCCGTTGGGCAGGAAATCCTTTCCCCAAGTTGTCGCGAATGACTGAATAACAATTGATATCATTGCTAAAAATGGCACCAGCACGATAAGGATGCTATAGCCAGAAAGGGCTTTTGTTAATCCGCTATGACTATTCAAGCGCTGCATTTTCGGCTTCCCAGAAACGGACCCATAATTCCGTCCTTTGGTCAGTAATGTCTGCAGCCAGAAGAAGAAGGCCGCTACCAAAACCATAACAACCGTCAATATCGCTGCTCCGCCCCAATTATAGAACCCTGCTATCTCACGATAAGCCTCCACAACCAAAAGATTAAGTTCTTTTGGTGCCAGAATGATTGGTGTTCCAAAGTCAGAGAAACTGACAGTAAAAATCAATAAGGCACTTGAAATGATGCCTGGCAATGCAAGCGGGAATGTCACAAATGCAAACGTAAACCAATTTTTAGCCCCTAAGTTAAGAGAAGCCTCCTCAAGAGTGATATCACTCACCTTAAAAGCCGCCACCATTGGCCATAAAGCATATGGGAAGAAGAAGAACACCTGCACAATGACGATGCCTGCCATGGAGTATGGATCAATGAGCATTCCCTCGCCGCCAAGCTTCTGATAAATGGCCGTTATCCATCCGGACCTTCCGAACATCAGAATAAAAGCATAAGCCGAGATAAATGTCGGTACGATAAGAGGTATCGTACATAACGCAGAAATCGTCCTCTTAAATGGCATAGTCGTTCTTGCGATACCATAAGCAATCGGAACGCAAATCAGAATGACCAGTACAGCAACTGTGATAGCAAGCTGTAAACTGTTAACGAGACTATTAAAATATCCTTTACTTGTAATAATGCTCTGATACGCATCTAATGAAACTCCTTTAAACTTCTCAATCGTAGAGTCAAAAATGGCCGGGTCCGATAACGAGCCCAATAGATTGACAGGCTGCCCCGTAAAGCTGACCAAAAAGACTGACAGTAAAGGCAGGATTAAAAATAAGCCAAAAAACAAATAGATGAGTACTCTTACAAGTGTAAGGCCATTAAATGCTCGTTTCCCCTTTTTCATATGACCAGCACCCTTTCAGGATCTATGGCCAGCTTAACCTTTGTTCCGGGCTTCAGGATACTCTCACCTGAGGCATAGGTGGCATCCACAATCAATTGATGGTTCGCGAACTTCACCTCGTAACGTACGATGGACCCTAGATATGTAGAGATTAAGATCTCACCTTCTAATATATTCATGGAATCAGAATTCATTTCTGTATCCCTATGGTGAATTTGAATGCTTTCAGGACGAATGATAGCCGTCCCGTTATCCTTGCTCTGATGGAGTGTTTTTAATGTGAATCCATCTCCTTTTAAGATCGTGTACTCTCCGTCTTGGATAGCTGAGTTCACATGCAGACTATTGGACGTGCCTACGAAATTAGCAATAAAAGAAGTGGAAGGATGACTATATAAATCAGTTGGCTTCCCTATTTGCATAACTTCCCCATTATTCATAACAGCCACACGATCGGCCATGCTCATCGCTTCCTCCTGATCATGCGTGACAAAAATAGTAGTGATTCCTAAGTCCTGCTGAATCCTCCTAATGGTATTTCTCATCGAATGCCGGAGCTTCTGGTCTAGATTCGAAAGCGGTTCATCCATCAACAGAACAGCCGGTTCCATGACAAGGGCGCGGCCCAATGCCACACGCTGCTGCTGTCCTCCTGAAAGCTCACTCGTCAGCCTTTCAGCATATTGGTCAAGCTCCATATATTCCAATATCTCCATGACCTTCCGTTCCATATCCTTCGGCATGCGGCCAAGCCTTCTATTGAGAAGACGCGCATAGACACCCATCTTGGCCAGCACATTTTTTTCATTCAATTGCTTAATATTAAGGCTATATGCTACATTTTCAAAAACATTCATATGAGGAAAAAGTGCATAGCTCTGAAAGACCATTCCGCAATTCCGTCTATTCGGCGGAATATGATTGACCTGCTCATTCCCGATTGTAATAGTCCCTGATGTAGGATCCTCAAAGCCTGCAATGCATCTCATCGTGGTTGTCTTTCCGCATCCCGATGGGCCGAGGAGGGCAAAAAATTCGCCCTCTTCGATCTCAAGATTGACATTGTTCAGTGCCTTAACCCCAGAAAACTCTTTATTCAACTGATGGACTGTAACGGCTCCCATGATATCCCACCTTCTTCATTACTGGAATTTCTCTTTCCATTCATTTCTGACTTTGTCATAATTCTTATTCACCCAATCGATATCTAAATCAACGGCATGAGATTTTACGTTCTCAAGTGTCAGCGGTGTTTTGGATTCTACATCCGGGTTAATCGGAATGTGATACCAATCAGCAAGAATTTGCTGGGCATCCTTAGATAACATGAAATCCATAAATTCCTTTGCTCCCTTTTCATTTGGAGCACCTTCCACCATTGAGATTGGATTGACTAGAATAGGCGTTTTATCCGGAACGACGAAATCAACTGTTTCCCCTTTTGCCTGTGCTTCATATGCCATAAAGTCAAAGCCGACTGCGATATGGGCTTCTCCCATCGCCACTGCCTTTGTAGGGGCAGAACCCGAATCCGGCATGGAGTTCGCTTGATCAACTAACTTCTCCATATACTCCCAGCCCTCTGACTCGCCGCGCTGCATCATTTGGTTCAATACCATTAAGGTAGAGGTTCCCGATGCAGCAGGATTGGCGAATTGGATTTTCCCTTTCCATTTAGGATCGAGCAAATCATCCCAAGTCTTTGGCGCTTCCTCTTTCTTCACCAATTCCGTATTATAAGCAAAGCCCAGGACGAAAACCTCGACTCCAACATACTTATCATCCTCATGCTTGAGCTTTATGCCATCTTCAACCACTTCCCAATCCTTAGCTTCATCAGGCATATAAGCACCAATAATACCTTTATCAGCATTAGCTTCAAACGTCAGAATCCCTCCGCCTCCGTACCATACGTCACCTTGCGGATTATCCTTTTCAGCCATCATCCGATTAACCAAGATGTTCGTCCCAGCGTACTGGACGTCCACCTTACCGCCATTGACCTCTTCAAACTTAGAAGCAAGCTCTTTTGTAAAGTCAGGCGTCTCTGGCGAATACAAGGTAATATTCCCTGGACCATCCGATGATCCTCCGCCATTACCACCCGAGCTTTCTTCCCCTGCACAGCCTGCCAGCAGTCCCCCAATCAAACCTAGAGCTAATAATGGCTTTTTCCAATGATACTTTGCCACTGCATGTCATCCCCCTTTTTAATGTTCGCCGAATAAGCAAGAAAAAAGAGAACACGCCCAATGATAGCCTTCAATTGTAAAGGCTTTCATTTTAGGCATCTTCTCATATTCTCCTACCTGATTATTCGATTACCTATAATTATAAACACTATTAACCAAATATCAACAATTATTTGAATATTTACCAAATAATAGGTTGGCCTCAGCGCAAATTTTTGCTTGCATCACCACTTTTCCTGAATATTTATAATGACAATATGTTAAAGGTATATTCTTCCAGTAAAATTAATTGATCTCTACTTGTCCTCTTTTTTACTAATATTTACAGTTAAAAATAATTTCAAAAAACATATTATTATTTGAGATTTTCAGAAAAATCATCTATTATATAACAGTATAAACCACTATAGGAAGGAGTTCTCATTTTAGTATATTACTATATTATATAACACGGTATTTTTACCGATAATCAAAAGGGGGAAGAGAAATGATTACATTTTTGCTAGCGGTTGCTTTGCTTGTCCTTGCCTATTTCACGTACGGGAAATATGTAGAAAAAGTATTTGGTCCGAAAAATGATAGGCTGACACCAGCTTACTCCAATCAGGACGGCGTGGATTATGTACCGATGGGCAAACAAAAGAACGCAATGATTCAATTATTAAATATAGCTGGGACGGGTCCAATATTCGGGCCAATCATGGGGGCTTTATATGGACCGGTCGCATTTTTGTGGATTGTATTAGGTGCCATTTTTGCTGGTGCGGTACATGATTATTTAACAGGGATGATTTCAATCCGCAACCGCGGTGCACATATCCCTGAGCTAGCCGGCAAATTTTTAGGAAAGCTATCGAAGCATCTTGTAAACGCTTTCGCCTTATTGCTGTTGCTGTTAGTAGGTACCGTGTTTGTCACTACTCCAGCTTCTTTATTACATGCATTGATGGATGGAAAAGTGGCTTTAGGCATTCTCATCGGAGCTATCTTCCTTTATTACTTCTTATCAACGGTGTTGCCAATTGATAAAATTATCGGCCGTCTCTATCCTTATTTCGGGGCTACCTTATTAATTGGAACACTCGGGGTTGGAGGGTCCTTGCTGTTATCAGACTATTCTATTCCTGAATTGACATTAACTAATCTGCATCCAGCAGATTTACCGATTTTCCCGATTCTTTTCTTAACTATCACATGCGGTGCCTTATCTGGCTTCCATGCCACACAGTCACCTATCATCTCTAGAACAACACAAAAAGAAAAACAGGGCCGTTACATCTTTTACGGTATGATGATTGCTGAAGCTATTATCGCCATGATTTGGGCGGCAGCAGCCATGAGCTTATTCGATGGACAAAATCTGCAGACACTAATCAATGAGGGTACTGCCTCATTAGTTGTAAACGAAGTGTCGATGACATTATTAGGAGCAGTAGGCGGAACAATAGCAGTTTTAGGGGCGGTCGTTCTTCCGATCACTTCTGGGGATACAGCTTTCCGTGCGGCTCGCTCTATTATCGCTGATTATCTAAACATCAATCAGTCTAAGCTAGCAAAACGTCTAGCCATCGCACTGCCGCTATTCGCTCTTTCTTTCTTATTAACAAAAATCGATTTCAATATCCTATGGCGTTATTTCTCATTCGCAAACCAAGGGACTTCAGCCCTGGCATTATGGATTGCTACGATGTATTTATTAGTCAAAGGGAAAAATTATTTTATAAGTTTAATTCCAGCGCTCTTCATTACCGATATGGTCGCAACCTACATCCTATTTGACGCGAAGCTTGGTTTCGGATTATCCTACAGCGCATCTCATATCGGCGGAATGATCATCACAGCCCTTATCGCTGTTGCCTTCTTTGTAAAAGCAAAGAAGAACAAAGCGGATGGACTGCAGGTAGACCTCGAGGAAGAAGATGCACCAAAAAACAATCGCGATGGATTAAAACGGGCTGGTGTCTAAATCGATACCTTATAATAGCCAAGAGTGCATTTGACCGACTGTTGAAATTAATGGCATTGACCTTAAATACGTAAAAAGAGGCTGACACAAAACCTTCCTCTTTCATGGATAAAGCCGGTGAAGCTTTTACTTATCGTAAAACTCCACCGGCTTTTCCTTGTGTTCTTAAAGACTGTTATTCTTGCATCTCTACATTCGTACTGGAGAAATCAAATGCAGATGTTTATCATCACCAAATGGCTGAACCATTACGGGTCTGATAGATCCATGGAAGCTTAAGACGACCTTTTCTTCTCTAATTGCTTTGAGTGCTTCAAGCAGGTAGCGGCCATCAAGCATGATTTCCAGCTCTTCTTCTCCGTCTAACAACTCAATTGTCTGTATTTCTTCGATTTTGCCGACCGCGGTCGATTTAGAGTAGATTTTGAGCTGGCTGCCATTTTTGACAGCAAGCGAGATGGTATTATGCCGCCATTCACTTGCAAATAAAGAAGCCCTGTCCACGCCAAGCAAAAGATCCTTCCGGTTGGACACAATGACACTCTTTGATTCTTTCGGAAACAGATTCCCTATGTTCGGATAATTGCCTTCAATCAGCCTTGATAACAACAGGAGGGAATCTGATTGAAAGAGAATATAATTTTCAGAAACAGCCATTTTCACAGGGTTAGAGTGCTGCAATAGCTTTGCTAAGTCCAATAAGGTTTTACCCGGCACGATACATCCGTTCTTCCATCCTGCCTCTACCATCGCCTTTCGCAGCGCCAGGCGTTGCCCATTGGTAGCTGCTAAAGAGAGCTCTCCGCCCTGTACAGAAATATGAACGCCTGACAATATTGGCCTTGAATCTGTCTTTGCCACAGCAAAAGCTGTCTGTTTGACCATCTCTGCCAACTCTTCTCCAGGCAAAGAGACTGTACTCGATTTGTCCATTTGCGGGAGTACGGGGTATTCGTCTGGATTATATCCATTCATCGTCGTGATAATATCCTCTGCCTGCACTGTAATATGGAAATCTCCATTTGCCTCGATAAACATGTCACTTGGCAGCTTCTTCACTATTTCGCTGAAGTACTTACCGGGGATGACGGCACTTCCTTCTTTATAGATTTGAACGACGACTTTTTCGTCCGCGATAGCAGGTATGATTCTTTGGATGACGATATTGGAATCGCT
The sequence above is drawn from the Pradoshia eiseniae genome and encodes:
- a CDS encoding carbon starvation CstA family protein; translation: MITFLLAVALLVLAYFTYGKYVEKVFGPKNDRLTPAYSNQDGVDYVPMGKQKNAMIQLLNIAGTGPIFGPIMGALYGPVAFLWIVLGAIFAGAVHDYLTGMISIRNRGAHIPELAGKFLGKLSKHLVNAFALLLLLLVGTVFVTTPASLLHALMDGKVALGILIGAIFLYYFLSTVLPIDKIIGRLYPYFGATLLIGTLGVGGSLLLSDYSIPELTLTNLHPADLPIFPILFLTITCGALSGFHATQSPIISRTTQKEKQGRYIFYGMMIAEAIIAMIWAAAAMSLFDGQNLQTLINEGTASLVVNEVSMTLLGAVGGTIAVLGAVVLPITSGDTAFRAARSIIADYLNINQSKLAKRLAIALPLFALSFLLTKIDFNILWRYFSFANQGTSALALWIATMYLLVKGKNYFISLIPALFITDMVATYILFDAKLGFGLSYSASHIGGMIITALIAVAFFVKAKKNKADGLQVDLEEEDAPKNNRDGLKRAGV
- the dnaN gene encoding DNA polymerase III subunit beta, with the translated sequence MSIYVKMKLFNSDNGEVLAMQFSIQKDYLKQAVQEVMYAVSNKPAHPILSGIKLTADANGVTLTGSDSNIVIQRIIPAIADEKVVVQIYKEGSAVIPGKYFSEIVKKLPSDMFIEANGDFHITVQAEDIITTMNGYNPDEYPVLPQMDKSSTVSLPGEELAEMVKQTAFAVAKTDSRPILSGVHISVQGGELSLAATNGQRLALRKAMVEAGWKNGCIVPGKTLLDLAKLLQHSNPVKMAVSENYILFQSDSLLLLSRLIEGNYPNIGNLFPKESKSVIVSNRKDLLLGVDRASLFASEWRHNTISLAVKNGSQLKIYSKSTAVGKIEEIQTIELLDGEEELEIMLDGRYLLEALKAIREEKVVLSFHGSIRPVMVQPFGDDKHLHLISPVRM
- a CDS encoding ABC transporter substrate-binding protein, whose protein sequence is MAKYHWKKPLLALGLIGGLLAGCAGEESSGGNGGGSSDGPGNITLYSPETPDFTKELASKFEEVNGGKVDVQYAGTNILVNRMMAEKDNPQGDVWYGGGGILTFEANADKGIIGAYMPDEAKDWEVVEDGIKLKHEDDKYVGVEVFVLGFAYNTELVKKEEAPKTWDDLLDPKWKGKIQFANPAASGTSTLMVLNQMMQRGESEGWEYMEKLVDQANSMPDSGSAPTKAVAMGEAHIAVGFDFMAYEAQAKGETVDFVVPDKTPILVNPISMVEGAPNEKGAKEFMDFMLSKDAQQILADWYHIPINPDVESKTPLTLENVKSHAVDLDIDWVNKNYDKVRNEWKEKFQ